The Acinetobacter defluvii genome includes a region encoding these proteins:
- the gpmI gene encoding 2,3-bisphosphoglycerate-independent phosphoglycerate mutase: MTDATAGKIPHVLVIMDGVGHREAVEDNAFLAAKTPNLTMMQDKHPHSLISGSGEDVGLPDGQMGNSEVGHMNLGAGRVLYQDFTRITKDIRTGDFFEHEVLVDAVEKAKAAGGAVHIMGLLSQGGVHSHEDHIVAMCELALKRGAKVYLHAFLDGRDTPPRSAQPSLEKLDALFAQYPNQGRIATMIGRYFAMDRDNRWERVEQAYRLMTEGEAVRVVNSAVEGLEQAYAANENDEFVKATRIGEIAKIADGDSVIFMNFRADRAREITKAFVEKDFAGFERKVVPNLSKYVMLTRYQATIDAPVAYMPEELKNSIGEYLSTLGKTQLRIAETEKYAHVTFFFSGGREDEYPGEKRILIPSPKVATYDLQPEMSAPEVTEQLVAAINSGEYDLLVVNYANGDMVGHTGVFDAAVKAVEAVDVSLGRLYEAVMAKHGHMLITADHGNVEQMQDYVSGQVHTQHTTELVPFIYVGPTSATIAEGGVLADVAPTLLHLMNIPAPKEMQGRNLITLSS; this comes from the coding sequence ATGACGGATGCAACTGCTGGCAAAATCCCTCACGTTCTTGTGATCATGGATGGTGTGGGTCATCGTGAAGCGGTCGAAGATAATGCGTTTTTAGCAGCCAAAACGCCAAATCTAACCATGATGCAAGACAAGCATCCGCATAGTTTAATTTCTGGTTCAGGTGAAGATGTCGGTCTGCCTGATGGACAAATGGGCAACTCTGAAGTGGGGCACATGAACTTGGGCGCAGGTCGTGTGCTGTATCAAGATTTTACCCGCATTACCAAAGATATTCGTACAGGTGATTTCTTTGAACATGAAGTTTTGGTTGATGCAGTAGAAAAAGCCAAAGCAGCGGGTGGTGCAGTGCATATCATGGGTTTATTGTCACAAGGTGGCGTACATTCTCATGAAGATCATATTGTTGCGATGTGTGAATTGGCACTTAAACGTGGTGCAAAAGTCTATTTACATGCTTTCCTTGATGGTCGTGATACGCCACCACGTAGCGCACAGCCTTCTTTAGAAAAGCTGGATGCTTTATTTGCACAATATCCAAATCAAGGTCGTATCGCAACGATGATCGGGCGTTACTTTGCCATGGATCGTGATAATCGTTGGGAGCGTGTTGAGCAAGCCTATCGTTTAATGACCGAAGGTGAAGCAGTTCGTGTTGTAAACTCTGCAGTGGAAGGCTTGGAACAAGCCTATGCAGCCAATGAAAATGACGAGTTTGTCAAAGCAACACGCATCGGTGAGATTGCTAAAATTGCTGATGGTGATAGCGTTATATTTATGAATTTCCGTGCAGATCGTGCCCGTGAAATTACCAAAGCTTTTGTTGAAAAAGACTTTGCTGGTTTTGAGCGTAAAGTTGTACCAAATTTATCTAAATATGTGATGTTGACGCGCTACCAAGCAACCATTGATGCACCTGTGGCGTATATGCCAGAAGAATTAAAAAATTCAATCGGTGAATATTTATCTACACTTGGTAAAACTCAATTACGTATTGCTGAAACTGAGAAATATGCGCATGTAACATTCTTCTTTAGTGGTGGACGTGAAGATGAATATCCTGGTGAAAAGCGTATTTTAATTCCTTCACCAAAAGTGGCAACTTATGATCTACAACCTGAAATGAGTGCGCCAGAAGTGACTGAGCAATTGGTGGCTGCGATTAATTCAGGTGAGTATGACTTATTGGTAGTTAACTATGCCAATGGTGATATGGTTGGTCATACAGGTGTATTTGATGCTGCGGTGAAAGCAGTTGAAGCGGTTGATGTCAGTTTAGGTCGCTTATATGAAGCAGTGATGGCAAAACATGGTCACATGCTGATTACTGCTGATCATGGGAATGTGGAACAAATGCAGGACTATGTCAGTGGGCAAGTGCATACACAACATACCACTGAACTTGTACCCTTTATTTATGTTGGTCCAACCTCGGCGACGATTGCAGAGGGTGGTGTATTGGCGGATGTTGCGCCTACATTACTGCACCTCATGAATATTCCTGCACCCAAAGAAATGCAAGGGCGTAATCTGATTACGTTAAGTTCATAA
- a CDS encoding S41 family peptidase encodes MAQTWKYGVVLSALLASTSHSLWAAERSAVLDFDDEMEQSTAEVPIESIEQFVQIYGIVKDNYVQEKSDDFLFLQAIKGLVSGLDRYSRYLSAEEYKQLIQYTEADLATVDFKLIFDSHTHQWQISNLKENTDLTKQGIKNGFSVFKIDNQELKNLNAEQVEDLLHGSIGSSFQLQLNPKSPAITLLRNKKLEIADIEPVMLHNQVLVLKVKVFQQDTANEVKRLLEEYDTTRLKAVLIDLRNNPGGLLSAAVETADLFLNQGTIVSTKSRSEGNQQFQALPGNEFPNVKMGILINNRSASAAEVFTAAMKEHQRAWVIGEKSYGKGVVQKLFPLPNGAALQMTVSHYFTPKGSMIDGSGIAPNQEYVWPLEMKEDTYLNNVSELLLKHR; translated from the coding sequence ATGGCTCAAACTTGGAAATATGGTGTTGTTTTAAGCGCTTTACTTGCAAGTACAAGCCATTCACTTTGGGCTGCGGAGCGATCCGCAGTGCTAGATTTTGATGATGAAATGGAACAAAGCACTGCAGAAGTACCGATCGAGTCCATTGAACAATTTGTGCAAATTTATGGCATTGTTAAAGATAATTATGTACAGGAAAAGTCTGATGATTTTTTGTTTTTGCAAGCAATCAAAGGTTTGGTCAGTGGTTTAGATCGTTACTCACGTTATCTTAGTGCTGAAGAATATAAGCAATTGATTCAATATACCGAGGCTGATTTGGCAACGGTTGATTTCAAACTGATTTTTGATTCACATACGCATCAATGGCAAATTAGCAACTTAAAAGAAAATACAGATCTTACTAAACAAGGTATTAAAAATGGTTTTAGTGTTTTTAAAATCGATAATCAAGAACTAAAAAATCTAAATGCCGAACAGGTTGAAGATTTATTACATGGTTCAATCGGTTCAAGCTTCCAGTTGCAACTCAATCCCAAAAGTCCTGCCATTACTTTATTACGCAACAAAAAATTAGAAATTGCAGATATCGAACCTGTGATGTTGCATAATCAAGTCTTAGTTTTAAAAGTTAAAGTTTTTCAGCAAGATACAGCTAATGAAGTGAAGCGTCTTCTTGAAGAGTATGATACAACACGGTTAAAAGCTGTTCTGATTGATTTGCGTAATAACCCCGGTGGATTGCTGTCTGCAGCAGTAGAAACGGCTGATTTATTTTTAAATCAAGGCACGATCGTGTCTACTAAAAGCCGTTCGGAAGGTAATCAACAATTCCAAGCATTGCCGGGCAATGAATTTCCTAATGTTAAAATGGGAATTTTAATTAATAATCGTTCAGCATCTGCGGCTGAGGTGTTTACTGCAGCGATGAAAGAACATCAACGTGCTTGGGTAATCGGTGAGAAAAGTTATGGTAAGGGGGTGGTACAAAAACTGTTCCCATTACCCAATGGCGCAGCCTTGCAAATGACAGTATCACATTATTTTACACCGAAAGGCAGTATGATTGATGGCTCTGGAATTGCACCAAATCAAGAATATGTGTGGCCTTTGGAAATGAAAGAAGACACATATTTAAATAATGTGTCTGAACTTTTATTGAAACATCGTTAA